A window of the Cicer arietinum cultivar CDC Frontier isolate Library 1 chromosome 6, Cicar.CDCFrontier_v2.0, whole genome shotgun sequence genome harbors these coding sequences:
- the LOC101509202 gene encoding defensin-like protein 1: MEKKTLGVLFMFFLLLTADVAVKTAEARTCESRSHRFKGTCLSDTTCAHACRNEGFSGGDCRGLRRRCFCNRLC; encoded by the exons ATGGAGAAGAAAACACTCGGAGTCTTGTTCATGTTTTTTCTTCTATTAACCGCTG ATGTTGCAGTTAAGACAGCAGAGGCTCGAACGTGCGAGTCAAGGAGCCACAGGTTTAAGGGTACATGCTTGAGTGACACCACCTGTGCACATGCATGCAGGAATGAAGGTTTCAGTGGTGGCGACTGCCGAGGCCTCCGCCGTCGCTGCTTCTGTAATAGACTTTGTTGA
- the LOC105852251 gene encoding defensin-1-like produces MERKTLRVLFMLFLLLATDVDVAVKTAEGKLCPFPSKKFKGDCLNDKPCVNTCTTEGFSTGSCNPKCLCDCFLYC; encoded by the exons ATGGAGAGGAAAACACTCAGGGTTTTGTTCATGCTCTTCCTCCTCTTAGCCACtg ATGTAGATGTTGCGGTTAAGACAGCAGAAGGTAAATTGTGCCCGTTCCCGAGCAAGAAGTTCAAGGGTGACTGCTTAAACGACAAACCCTGTGTAAATACTTGCACGACCGAAGGTTTCAGCACGGGCTCTTGTAACCCCAAATGCCTCTGCGATTGCTTTTTGTATTGTTGA